A portion of the Epinephelus moara isolate mb chromosome 4, YSFRI_EMoa_1.0, whole genome shotgun sequence genome contains these proteins:
- the LOC126388688 gene encoding gap junction alpha-3 protein-like, which translates to MGDWNLLGKLLEKAQEHSTVVGKVWLTVLFIFRILILSAATEKVWGDEQSGFTCDTKQPGCENVCYDITFPISHVRFWVLQIIFVSTPTLIYLGHILHLVRMEEKHKDKDKHNAHHLEKHDQKKALVRDDKGRVRLQGELLRTYVFNVVFKTLFEVGFIVAQYLLYGFELRPMYTCDRPPCPNVVNCYISRPTEKTIFIIFMLGVASVSLFLNLIEIYHLGFTKCRQGITFRRGDESPVSLPKEPSEAAVPYAPSFEDYFHQVQPAYPPVPGYNLSPLSEGTDSSFHPYHSKAAYKQNKDNLAVERSSSKPEECDLKGKKGAGSAPGSPTQARPSRSAKHSNNKTRIDDLQI; encoded by the coding sequence ATGGGGGACTGGAACCTACTGGGAAAGCTTTTAGAAAAAGCGCAGGAGCACTCCACTGTGGTGGGGAAGGTGTGGCTCACCGTCCTGTTCATCTTCCGCATCCTGATCCTGAGCGCTGCAACAGAGAAGGTGTGGGGCGACGAGCAGTCGGGCTTCACCTGCGACACCAAGCAGCCCGGTTGTGAGAACGTGTGCTATGACATCACTTTCCCCATCTCCCACGTTCGTTTTTGGGTACTGCAGATCATCTTTGTGTCCACGCCTACGCTGATCTACCTGGGACACATCCTCCACCTGGTGCGGATGGAGGAAAAGCACAAGGACAAGGACAAGCACAATGCACATCATTTAGAAAAGCACGACCAAAAAAAGGCTCTGGTGAGGGACGACAAGGGACGTGTGCGCCTGCAGGGGGAGCTCTTGCGCACATATGTCTTTAACGTGGTTTTTAAAACTCTGTTTGAGGTCGGCTTCATTGTGGCTCAGTACCTCTTGTATGGCTTCGAGCTGAGGCCCATGTACACATGTGACAGACCGCCCTGCCCCAACGTGGTGAACTGCTACATATCCCGTCCCACAGAGAAAaccatcttcatcatcttcatgcTGGGAGTGGCCAGCGTCTCTCTGTTCCTCAACCTCATAGAGATCTACCACCTGGGCTTCACCAAGTGTCGCCAGGGCATCACCTTCAGGAGAGGTGATGAGTCCCCTGTGAGTCTCCCCAAGGAGCCCAGCGAGGCTGCGGTGCCGTACGCGCCGAGCTTCGAAGACTACTTCCACCAAGTCCAGCCGGCCTACCCGCCCGTCCCTGGCTAcaacctctcccctctctccgaGGGCACGGACTCGTCCTTCCACCCCTACCACAGCAAGGCGGCCTACAAGCAGAACAAGGACAACTTGGCAGTAGAAAGGAGCAGCAGCAAGCCAGAGGAATGTGACCTGAAAGGAAAGAAGGGAGCAGGATCAGCCCCTGGGTCACCTACGCAGGCCAGGCCCAGCCGCAGTgccaaacacagcaacaacaagacTAGAATAGACGATCTGCAGATATGA